In the Corynebacterium suedekumii genome, one interval contains:
- a CDS encoding SDR family NAD(P)-dependent oxidoreductase, which yields MTVSHDQKVAVVTGASGGIGAATAAALARDGWQVIVAARRKDKLDAVAAEIGGTAIELDVTSEESVNAFVAQIDRIDLLVNNAGGAKGMDSIADADLDDWTWMYEVNVLGTVRLTKALLDKLIANEGHVINIGSMASFTAYPGGAGYNAAKFGEGALTRVLRLEHVGDPIRVTQIDPGRVETDFSLVRFKGDQEKAAAVYADKLNLTAADVAEAIRWAASQPAHVNIDRIHIMPRDQA from the coding sequence ATGACTGTCTCCCATGATCAGAAAGTAGCCGTCGTCACCGGAGCTTCCGGCGGAATCGGCGCCGCCACCGCCGCGGCCCTGGCCAGGGACGGGTGGCAGGTGATCGTCGCCGCCCGCCGCAAGGACAAACTCGACGCCGTCGCCGCCGAGATCGGGGGCACCGCCATCGAGCTCGACGTGACCTCCGAGGAATCCGTCAACGCCTTCGTCGCCCAGATCGACCGCATCGACCTGCTGGTCAACAACGCCGGCGGCGCCAAGGGCATGGATTCGATCGCCGACGCCGACCTCGACGACTGGACCTGGATGTACGAGGTCAACGTCCTCGGCACCGTCCGCCTGACCAAGGCACTGCTGGACAAGCTCATCGCCAACGAGGGCCACGTCATCAACATCGGCTCCATGGCCTCCTTCACCGCCTACCCCGGCGGGGCCGGTTACAACGCCGCCAAGTTCGGCGAGGGCGCACTGACCCGCGTCCTGCGTCTCGAGCACGTCGGCGACCCTATCCGCGTCACCCAGATCGACCCGGGCCGCGTCGAGACCGACTTCTCCCTCGTCCGCTTCAAGGGTGACCAGGAGAAAGCCGCCGCCGTCTATGCTGACAAGCTCAACCTCACCGCCGCCGACGTCGCCGAGGCGATCCGCTGGGCCGCCTCCCAGCCCGCGCACGTCAACATCGACCGTATCCACATCATGCCGCGCGACCAGGCCTGA
- a CDS encoding type II CAAX endopeptidase family protein: MWNKLAENVTTWRWWYVIPVFLALPLASAAATLLGIVAGPGVLTAWAGPLTLLLLGIFALVMVRVVSRRWPTVQDLGLRRGLSRRDVVVVLAVFLISHALFWVLGRIGGSSELNNAEKLFADSGFTGPLPTVIAAMLASVILAPVVEELVYRGIIVRTLHDSVCGRVSSAVATTVAVTVSAVAFAFPHLGGSLTGIDALAYILTGAFFGIVYVLAGSLTATMVAHSLQSMAAFGQILIFGRGDADVSPVVWILVFGCPIWVYLCARALAAVLPERA; the protein is encoded by the coding sequence ATGTGGAACAAACTGGCGGAGAACGTGACCACCTGGCGTTGGTGGTACGTCATCCCGGTGTTCCTGGCACTTCCGCTGGCCAGCGCCGCGGCCACCCTGCTGGGCATCGTCGCCGGTCCCGGGGTGCTCACCGCCTGGGCCGGCCCGCTGACCCTCCTGCTTCTGGGAATCTTCGCCCTCGTCATGGTCCGGGTGGTGTCCCGCCGGTGGCCCACCGTCCAGGATCTGGGGCTGCGCCGTGGGTTGAGCCGGCGGGATGTCGTTGTGGTGCTCGCCGTGTTCCTCATCTCCCACGCCCTGTTCTGGGTGCTCGGCAGGATCGGCGGCAGTTCCGAACTCAACAACGCCGAGAAGCTGTTCGCCGACTCCGGTTTCACCGGCCCGCTGCCCACCGTCATCGCCGCCATGCTCGCCAGTGTCATCCTGGCGCCGGTGGTGGAGGAGCTGGTCTACCGGGGAATCATCGTGCGCACCCTCCATGACTCCGTCTGCGGCCGGGTCTCCTCCGCGGTGGCCACCACGGTCGCCGTGACGGTCAGTGCCGTCGCCTTCGCCTTCCCGCATCTCGGCGGTTCCCTGACGGGTATCGACGCCCTCGCCTACATCCTCACCGGCGCCTTCTTCGGCATCGTCTACGTCCTCGCCGGCTCACTCACCGCGACGATGGTCGCCCATTCCCTGCAGTCCATGGCCGCCTTCGGGCAGATCCTCATCTTCGGTCGGGGTGACGCCGATGTCTCACCCGTCGTGTGGATCCTCGTCTTCGGCTGTCCGATCTGGGTCTATCTCTGCGCCCGCGCGCTCGCGGCGGTGCTCCCCGAGCGCGCCTGA
- a CDS encoding DUF1707 SHOCT-like domain-containing protein, translating to MTGSYRFDTSDRARSVRLSDAERSAAMASLGRAFAEGRLTIDEYDTRCQDIAAAQFQGELEPLFLDLPHFQGPVGQEVDQLYSAQEIEAAHRDGRKTRAGVLGLTTVGALAGTGVLGAMASPFAAVLLFLVPVVWILLYVMKVGPAEWHVPSARAVDKQRIRELRTAEKLRAAELRLSEQDRLAELRAQRRVQTEELTTRALGFVNKAIEKRQK from the coding sequence GTGACTGGCAGCTATCGATTCGACACCTCTGACCGTGCCCGCAGCGTCCGACTCAGCGACGCCGAGCGTTCCGCCGCCATGGCCTCCCTCGGCCGCGCGTTCGCCGAGGGCCGTCTCACCATCGACGAGTACGACACCCGCTGCCAGGACATCGCCGCCGCCCAGTTCCAGGGCGAACTCGAGCCCCTGTTCCTTGATCTGCCCCACTTCCAGGGCCCGGTGGGCCAGGAGGTCGACCAGCTCTACAGCGCCCAGGAGATCGAGGCCGCGCACCGCGACGGCCGGAAGACCCGCGCCGGCGTTCTCGGGCTGACCACCGTTGGCGCTCTCGCCGGCACCGGCGTCCTCGGGGCGATGGCCTCCCCCTTCGCCGCCGTCCTCCTCTTCCTCGTCCCCGTCGTGTGGATCCTGCTCTACGTCATGAAGGTGGGGCCGGCGGAGTGGCACGTGCCGAGTGCGCGCGCCGTCGATAAGCAGCGCATCCGGGAGCTGCGGACGGCGGAGAAGCTGCGGGCCGCCGAGCTGCGCCTGTCGGAGCAGGACCGGCTCGCCGAGCTGCGGGCGCAGCGTCGGGTGCAGACGGAGGAGCTGACCACGCGGGCGCTGGGATTCGTCAACAAGGCGATCGAGAAGCGGCAGAAGTAG
- a CDS encoding pyridoxal phosphate-dependent aminotransferase: MSETDSPNPIRRRSPRVFDQSDKMKDVLYEIRGPVAAEAERLEMDGHRILKLNTGNPATFGFDAPDVIMRDMIAALPTSQGYSTSKGIIPARRAIVTRYELIDGFPHFDVDDVFLGNGVSELITMTTQALLNDGDEVLIPAPDYPLWTAATSLAGGKPVHYLCDETDDWNPSIEDIRAKITEKTKAIVVINPNNPTGAVYSREVLEKIVEIAREHQLLILADEIYDRILYDGAEHISIATLAPDLLTITYNGLSKAYRVAGYRAGWMVITGPKDHARGFIEGLELLAGTRLCPNVPAQHAIQVALGGRQSVYELTGTGGRLLNQRNIAYEKLNEIPGVSVTKPMGALYAFPRLDPNVYEIHDDAKLMLDILRAEKILLVQGTGFNWPEPDHFRVVTLPWASQLENAIERLGNFLVSYKQ; this comes from the coding sequence ATGAGTGAGACCGACTCCCCGAACCCGATCCGCCGACGCAGCCCGCGCGTCTTCGACCAGTCCGACAAGATGAAGGACGTCCTCTACGAGATCCGCGGACCCGTGGCGGCGGAGGCGGAGCGCCTGGAGATGGACGGCCACCGCATCCTCAAGCTCAACACCGGCAACCCCGCCACCTTCGGTTTCGACGCCCCCGACGTCATCATGCGCGACATGATCGCCGCCCTGCCCACCTCCCAGGGCTACTCCACGTCCAAGGGCATCATCCCGGCCCGCCGGGCCATCGTCACCCGCTACGAGCTCATCGACGGATTCCCCCACTTCGACGTCGACGACGTCTTCCTCGGCAACGGCGTCTCCGAGCTCATCACCATGACCACCCAGGCGCTGCTCAACGACGGCGACGAGGTCCTCATCCCCGCCCCCGACTACCCGCTGTGGACCGCCGCCACCTCGCTGGCCGGCGGCAAGCCGGTGCACTACCTCTGCGACGAGACCGACGACTGGAACCCGTCCATCGAGGACATCCGCGCCAAGATCACCGAGAAGACCAAGGCCATCGTGGTGATCAACCCCAACAACCCCACGGGCGCGGTCTACTCCCGTGAGGTGCTGGAGAAGATCGTCGAGATCGCCCGCGAACACCAGCTGCTCATCCTCGCCGACGAGATCTACGACCGCATCCTCTACGACGGCGCCGAGCACATCTCCATCGCCACCCTCGCCCCCGACCTGCTCACCATCACCTACAACGGCCTGTCCAAGGCCTACCGCGTCGCCGGCTACCGCGCCGGCTGGATGGTCATCACCGGGCCGAAGGACCACGCCCGCGGCTTCATCGAGGGCCTCGAACTCCTCGCCGGCACCCGCCTGTGCCCCAATGTCCCCGCCCAGCACGCCATCCAGGTCGCTCTCGGCGGACGCCAGTCCGTCTACGAACTCACCGGTACCGGCGGACGCCTGCTCAACCAGCGCAACATCGCCTACGAGAAGCTCAACGAGATCCCCGGCGTCTCCGTCACCAAACCCATGGGCGCCCTCTACGCCTTCCCCCGCCTGGACCCGAACGTCTACGAGATCCACGACGACGCGAAGCTCATGCTCGACATCCTCCGCGCCGAGAAGATCCTCCTCGTCCAGGGCACCGGCTTCAACTGGCCCGAACCCGACCACTTCCGCGTAGTCACCCTCCCCTGGGCCTCCCAGCTGGAGAACGCCATCGAACGACTGGGCAACTTCCTGGTCAGCTACAAGCAGTAA
- a CDS encoding DUF5979 domain-containing protein — MSIYLSSLAGRRAGLLRLIVAVVATLVLILGLIPAVAQAQNSDGEVPDVPVAEDDSTTDEVVIDDTMTDPEATVPDATPGTEPDGLAEDINDMIMPLQQTTGPVVIDRVRILESNDPIRQWERIIIGWDWSAPDGVQDGQEFSVAFPVELEITADENFALVDTDGTVGGTCVAVRATDVVTCTFNNAFVDKDDVNGTIEIRAHAETVTDVTEVSFTDSNSIEHVVELGEEGILPELIDINPEVYKQGWYEGDGITGNWQIWIPGSDLQGYSGDLVIQDDLSGLEHVYVDRGRESSVWTFTTLDDGSLQLDEKVGDLNATFDPDGQSMTITLQEPAGGWNSDHVYRVRYMTETSDGEPADFDEATTNSASVDGREVNSRIWRVSQADGTISGVDRRSFEVAKRLDAPDDVRALIPAGTMFTVEATYELNGEAQTETIQVPLDGSAAGKESLPAGTVVTLTEINLPEIPGVTFGEPRFSATNDNDENVEISADGRTATVTIIESDNVDVTLTNTADVATGEFLVTKTVTDDAGENTPEEFTINYVCDADSVDGTIVAGEENSVTVADGETAKVGDFPGGTTCRVTGEDDAEVDGYTLTINSGEAVTVVAGEQSIIEVINSYSQLGSFAVTKELGGLTGSSARDDEFELQATWTVDGVEETREFTVRAGETYTDFPDLPVGTEVTLSETAPSNTLVARWNTPAFSSNTPGAVVDNGDGTATLTIQPDSVDEATLVTVTNSANPPWWWILVPLIPIIGSSAGSSEGSSAAGSSGSSEGSSGSSTDTPDAPGTPDQPDQPDQPGQPETPEQPGTPGTPGTPDAPEKGEQPGVGKQEQGKQEQPQAQPQRTLAQTGASVLGLIALALALGVAGVFLIRRGRA, encoded by the coding sequence TCAGCTCCCTCGCGGGCAGAAGGGCGGGCCTCCTGCGACTGATCGTCGCCGTCGTGGCCACCCTGGTGCTCATCCTGGGACTCATCCCGGCGGTCGCCCAGGCACAGAATTCGGACGGTGAGGTGCCCGACGTCCCCGTCGCCGAAGATGACTCCACAACCGACGAGGTTGTCATCGATGACACGATGACTGATCCGGAGGCCACCGTTCCGGATGCCACTCCCGGCACTGAGCCGGACGGTCTCGCCGAGGACATCAACGACATGATCATGCCGCTCCAGCAGACGACGGGGCCGGTCGTGATTGACAGGGTGCGAATCCTGGAATCCAACGATCCGATCCGTCAGTGGGAGAGGATCATCATCGGATGGGACTGGTCCGCGCCCGACGGTGTCCAGGACGGTCAGGAGTTCTCGGTGGCCTTCCCCGTGGAGCTGGAAATCACCGCCGACGAGAATTTCGCTCTGGTGGACACCGACGGCACTGTCGGCGGTACGTGTGTGGCTGTGCGCGCCACGGACGTCGTCACCTGCACGTTCAACAACGCCTTCGTGGACAAGGATGACGTCAACGGAACCATCGAGATCCGGGCCCACGCCGAAACTGTGACGGATGTGACCGAGGTGTCGTTCACCGACAGCAACTCCATTGAGCATGTCGTCGAGCTCGGTGAAGAGGGTATCCTCCCAGAGCTGATCGACATTAATCCTGAGGTGTACAAGCAGGGCTGGTACGAGGGTGACGGCATCACCGGCAACTGGCAGATCTGGATCCCCGGTAGCGATCTCCAGGGATACAGCGGTGACCTGGTCATTCAGGACGACCTCTCCGGACTTGAGCACGTGTACGTGGATAGGGGCCGCGAGAGCTCCGTCTGGACCTTCACCACGCTAGATGACGGCAGTCTGCAGCTGGATGAGAAGGTCGGCGACCTCAACGCGACGTTCGACCCTGACGGTCAGTCCATGACCATCACCCTCCAGGAGCCGGCCGGTGGCTGGAATTCCGACCACGTCTACCGAGTCCGGTACATGACCGAGACCAGCGACGGGGAGCCGGCAGATTTCGACGAAGCCACCACGAATTCCGCATCTGTCGACGGGCGAGAAGTGAATTCCCGGATCTGGCGGGTCTCCCAGGCTGACGGCACCATCTCCGGCGTTGACCGCAGGTCCTTCGAGGTGGCTAAGCGTCTCGACGCCCCCGACGACGTCCGTGCCCTCATCCCGGCGGGCACCATGTTCACCGTTGAGGCGACCTACGAGCTGAACGGCGAGGCGCAGACTGAGACCATTCAGGTCCCGCTCGACGGCTCCGCCGCCGGCAAGGAGTCCCTCCCCGCCGGCACCGTGGTCACCCTCACCGAGATCAATCTCCCGGAGATCCCCGGCGTGACCTTCGGTGAGCCGAGGTTCTCCGCCACCAACGACAATGACGAGAACGTCGAGATTTCCGCTGACGGCCGCACCGCGACCGTCACCATCATCGAGTCCGACAACGTCGACGTCACGCTGACCAACACCGCCGATGTCGCGACCGGTGAGTTCCTGGTGACCAAGACCGTCACCGACGATGCCGGGGAGAACACCCCGGAGGAGTTCACCATCAACTACGTCTGTGACGCGGACAGCGTCGACGGCACCATCGTCGCCGGCGAGGAGAACTCCGTCACCGTCGCCGATGGCGAGACCGCCAAGGTCGGCGACTTCCCCGGCGGCACCACCTGCCGCGTCACCGGTGAGGACGACGCTGAGGTCGACGGCTACACCCTGACCATCAACAGCGGCGAGGCCGTCACCGTCGTGGCCGGCGAGCAGAGCATCATTGAGGTCATCAACTCCTACTCCCAGCTCGGCTCGTTCGCCGTGACCAAGGAACTCGGCGGCCTGACCGGCAGCTCCGCCCGCGACGACGAGTTCGAGCTCCAGGCCACCTGGACCGTCGACGGCGTCGAGGAGACCCGCGAGTTCACCGTCCGCGCCGGCGAGACCTACACCGACTTCCCGGATCTCCCGGTCGGTACCGAGGTCACGCTGAGCGAGACCGCACCGTCCAACACCCTCGTCGCCCGCTGGAATACCCCGGCATTCTCCTCGAATACCCCGGGTGCCGTGGTGGACAACGGTGACGGCACCGCCACCCTGACCATCCAGCCGGACTCGGTCGACGAGGCCACATTGGTCACCGTCACCAACTCGGCCAACCCGCCGTGGTGGTGGATCCTCGTCCCGCTCATCCCGATCATCGGTTCCAGTGCGGGTTCCTCTGAGGGATCCTCCGCCGCCGGTTCCTCCGGCTCGTCCGAGGGTTCCTCCGGCTCCTCTACTGACACGCCGGACGCCCCCGGCACTCCGGACCAGCCGGACCAGCCGGACCAGCCGGGTCAGCCGGAGACCCCCGAGCAGCCGGGCACGCCGGGAACCCCCGGCACCCCGGACGCACCTGAGAAGGGTGAGCAACCGGGCGTCGGCAAGCAGGAGCAGGGCAAGCAGGAGCAGCCCCAGGCTCAGCCGCAGCGCACCCTGGCGCAGACCGGTGCCTCCGTGCTCGGGCTGATCGCCCTGGCGCTCGCACTCGGCGTCGCCGGTGTGTTCCTCATCCGCCGCGGACGCGCATAG